In Flavobacterium sp. N3904, one DNA window encodes the following:
- a CDS encoding SsrA-binding protein yields MFKILAQINKLILPSFTKQRLDVSKAKKWQMSIIGYRYYVTTRALG; encoded by the coding sequence ATGTTTAAAATTCTAGCTCAAATCAACAAACTTATTTTACCCAGCTTTACCAAACAAAGACTAGACGTTTCTAAAGCCAAAAAATGGCAAATGTCTATTATTGGGTATCGTTATTATGTAACTACAAGAGCACTTGGATAA
- a CDS encoding helix-turn-helix transcriptional regulator codes for MSEKKSILIGCDDTTLLTKVLNILSIISDFTFSIVSVSRVVDLNTTAKSLNPDLIILCFKKNTPIICDANFNSNKKETPILCLTRSYECESLCWSKNCIVFTYPYNHINNTDFFIYRIQSIFLLKKTETKIKPVESFTESAFQKNECNTRELSHYVMELDQKVEVLLKVKERISYLYPNVDDCTRTELMSIVNSIKTVANDTKLWDDFKIYFEQSNPNFLLALAQKHPSLSSKDLKYCCYIKMNMSNNDITNLLGINQESVRTHKYRLKKKLTLEKEQDIISYLRTVS; via the coding sequence ATGAGCGAAAAAAAATCAATATTAATTGGATGTGATGATACAACACTGTTAACGAAAGTATTAAACATCTTATCCATAATATCTGATTTTACCTTTTCTATAGTTTCTGTTTCTAGAGTAGTAGATTTAAATACTACTGCAAAATCATTAAATCCAGATCTAATTATTTTGTGTTTCAAAAAAAACACCCCAATAATATGCGATGCTAATTTTAATTCCAATAAAAAAGAAACACCAATACTTTGTTTAACAAGAAGTTACGAATGCGAATCTTTATGCTGGTCCAAAAACTGTATCGTTTTTACATATCCTTATAATCACATCAACAATACAGATTTTTTCATTTATAGAATTCAGTCCATCTTTCTTTTAAAAAAAACGGAAACAAAAATTAAACCAGTTGAGTCATTTACAGAATCAGCATTTCAAAAAAATGAATGTAATACCCGAGAGTTGAGTCATTATGTTATGGAACTTGATCAAAAGGTAGAAGTATTGCTAAAAGTAAAAGAACGTATCTCCTATCTTTATCCAAATGTAGATGATTGTACCCGAACAGAATTAATGTCTATAGTAAATTCTATAAAAACGGTTGCCAATGATACCAAACTCTGGGATGATTTTAAAATCTATTTTGAACAATCCAATCCAAACTTTTTATTGGCTCTTGCCCAAAAACATCCTTCGCTAAGTTCCAAAGACTTAAAATATTGTTGCTATATCAAAATGAATATGAGCAATAATGACATCACAAATCTTCTTGGTATCAATCAGGAAAGTGTACGAACCCATAAATACCGACTGAAGAAGAAATTAACACTTGAAAAAGAACAAGACATCATTTCGTATTTAAGAACCGTATCCTAA
- a CDS encoding DUF4255 domain-containing protein: MIYKSLQFTNKLLGQFLKNRFRLDEEKIVLNYLVDPNGSIPKMNQNKVVLSLINIEKETNQPFYIQNKKLENGNYSNFNPVERYNLDLLISTNFDDYTESLKFLDAIIYFFQINNYLDASSSSSIPEGLTKLEFEYEKISYHQMHSLWTAMGAKYQPSIIYKMKLVKVQGHETVEIIPAITNTKNNVTV, encoded by the coding sequence ATGATATATAAATCTCTTCAGTTTACAAATAAATTATTAGGACAGTTTTTAAAAAACCGTTTTAGGCTTGACGAAGAGAAAATAGTCTTGAATTATCTTGTGGATCCAAATGGTTCAATACCAAAAATGAATCAAAACAAAGTGGTTTTATCGTTAATCAATATAGAGAAAGAAACCAATCAGCCTTTTTATATCCAGAATAAAAAATTAGAAAACGGGAATTACTCCAACTTCAACCCTGTAGAAAGATACAATCTGGACTTATTAATCAGTACAAATTTTGATGATTATACTGAATCTTTGAAATTTCTTGACGCTATTATTTATTTTTTTCAAATTAATAATTATTTAGATGCTTCCTCCTCCTCTTCTATTCCCGAAGGGCTGACAAAACTGGAATTTGAATATGAAAAAATTTCATACCATCAAATGCATAGTTTGTGGACTGCAATGGGAGCAAAATATCAACCTTCAATAATTTATAAAATGAAGTTGGTAAAAGTTCAAGGCCATGAAACTGTAGAAATTATACCTGCCATAACAAATACAAAAAACAATGTAACAGTATGA
- a CDS encoding phage tail sheath family protein has product MNLSTIQTPGVYIQELNAFPNSVVAVATAVPAFIGYTPQASYEGKSYTNVPVRITSFSDFQAFFCLPDPPLPASPAKQYSPEYYLVQQKSQPTKGDYMLIAGSYYSIVPDPNTIYYLYNSVKLFYENGGGDAYIVSVGTYGAPSKKPMAPGTPIVNPNVQVNDLMSGLALLLNEPEPTMYICPEATLLSVENNGTLMQSMLLQSTKMQTAMCLFDIIGGNDPDPILYTQDISNFRMNTGSLGLNYGMAYYPFLGTTIMQNQDIDYTNLFGGDVKQLEPIINPASAPNPSVAAIIANIQNPESGLTVTQNNNALIIASPMYSLIIKHVLSDANILPPSGAMAGVITTTDNQVGPWQAPANTSIIGAASLPICISESQQGNLNVDAVSGKSINAIRLFNGLGILVWGSRTLDGNSQDWKYIPVRRTMIFLEQSCKLAAQAYVFQPNDKNTWEAVKSMIGSFLTSIWKQGGLQGASASDAFSVACGLGSTMTGDDILLGFMNVTVKVAVVHPAEFIVLTFQQQMATSS; this is encoded by the coding sequence ATGAATTTATCTACCATCCAAACTCCTGGTGTTTACATTCAAGAATTAAATGCTTTTCCGAACTCAGTTGTAGCAGTTGCTACGGCTGTACCAGCATTTATTGGGTACACACCACAAGCCTCTTACGAAGGAAAATCGTACACGAATGTGCCAGTAAGAATCACTTCATTCTCTGACTTTCAAGCTTTTTTTTGTTTACCGGATCCTCCGCTTCCTGCGAGTCCTGCAAAACAATATAGTCCTGAATATTACTTAGTACAGCAAAAAAGTCAACCAACAAAGGGAGACTATATGTTGATTGCTGGGTCTTACTATTCAATTGTTCCAGATCCCAATACCATCTATTATTTGTACAATAGCGTGAAGCTTTTTTATGAAAATGGTGGTGGTGATGCCTACATTGTTTCTGTTGGTACCTATGGAGCTCCTTCCAAAAAACCGATGGCTCCAGGGACTCCAATTGTAAATCCAAATGTGCAGGTAAACGATTTAATGTCTGGTCTTGCCTTATTGCTAAATGAACCAGAACCTACAATGTACATTTGTCCCGAAGCAACCTTATTAAGTGTTGAAAACAATGGTACTCTTATGCAAAGTATGCTTCTTCAATCTACAAAAATGCAAACAGCGATGTGCTTGTTTGATATCATTGGAGGTAACGATCCCGATCCAATCTTATACACCCAAGACATTTCAAATTTCAGAATGAATACAGGTTCGCTTGGACTAAATTATGGGATGGCTTATTATCCATTCTTGGGAACCACCATAATGCAAAATCAAGACATCGATTACACCAACTTATTTGGTGGAGATGTAAAACAATTGGAACCGATCATTAATCCAGCGAGTGCACCCAATCCTAGTGTTGCAGCAATTATCGCCAATATACAAAATCCAGAAAGTGGCTTGACGGTTACCCAAAACAATAATGCGCTTATAATTGCGAGTCCTATGTACTCGTTAATCATAAAACATGTATTAAGTGATGCCAATATTCTTCCTCCAAGTGGAGCTATGGCAGGAGTGATTACTACAACTGATAATCAGGTTGGACCTTGGCAAGCACCAGCGAACACCTCTATCATTGGAGCTGCATCACTACCAATTTGCATTTCAGAAAGTCAACAAGGAAATTTAAATGTAGATGCCGTTTCCGGTAAATCCATAAATGCCATTCGATTATTCAATGGACTTGGTATTTTAGTTTGGGGATCCAGAACTCTCGATGGAAATAGCCAAGATTGGAAATACATTCCGGTAAGAAGAACTATGATTTTCCTGGAGCAGTCCTGTAAATTGGCCGCACAAGCTTATGTTTTTCAACCCAATGACAAAAATACCTGGGAAGCCGTGAAGTCTATGATTGGAAGTTTTTTAACTTCAATTTGGAAACAAGGCGGTTTGCAAGGTGCCAGTGCATCTGATGCATTTTCAGTAGCCTGTGGATTAGGTTCTACAATGACAGGAGACGATATTCTACTCGGATTTATGAATGTTACCGTAAAAGTAGCCGTTGTACATCCTGCAGAATTCATTGTGCTTACGTTCCAACAACAAATGGCAACTTCCAGTTAA
- a CDS encoding adenine phosphoribosyltransferase, with amino-acid sequence MNLKNYIRDIQGFPKEGIVFKDITPLLIDSNARNKCLEILVSSVKEKKIDKVIGVESRGFFFGMLLAQELNVGFIPVRKPNKLPFTTISASYDLEYGTDTLEIHTDAIQKGDRVLIHDDVLATGGTAKAVCELVERLGGIIVQCNFLMEITFLNGREKIAGNEIFAAITY; translated from the coding sequence ATGAACCTGAAAAATTATATACGTGATATTCAAGGATTTCCAAAGGAAGGAATTGTGTTTAAAGACATCACTCCGTTGCTAATTGATTCTAATGCAAGGAATAAATGTCTAGAAATCTTGGTGTCATCGGTAAAAGAAAAAAAAATTGACAAAGTAATTGGAGTAGAAAGTCGTGGTTTTTTCTTCGGGATGCTTTTGGCGCAGGAATTGAATGTCGGTTTTATCCCTGTTCGAAAGCCCAATAAATTGCCTTTTACTACCATCTCGGCTTCCTATGATTTAGAATACGGTACTGATACACTCGAAATTCATACCGATGCGATTCAAAAAGGTGACAGGGTTCTCATTCACGATGATGTTTTGGCCACGGGAGGAACAGCAAAAGCCGTTTGCGAATTGGTAGAACGACTAGGAGGTATAATTGTACAATGCAATTTCCTGATGGAAATCACTTTCTTGAACGGAAGAGAAAAGATTGCAGGGAATGAGATTTTTGCGGCAATAACTTATTAA